From Amphiprion ocellaris isolate individual 3 ecotype Okinawa chromosome 10, ASM2253959v1, whole genome shotgun sequence, one genomic window encodes:
- the LOC129347225 gene encoding E3 ubiquitin-protein ligase RNF31-like isoform X4, which yields MQRVSPEAELRTLAECRYSFPAETLSDLQSVRARFSDLRLYVDFYCFPNKEKKKLVYLAGTLPIYYEGAEYNIPVCIWLHETHPVSRPRCYVCPSVAMVINPSCPYVDASGNISVDALNKWSQGMSDLSQLVSEIRRAFQKDTPLFTRQRVQAPPPAGVQVFQSADSVLSSSSSQHRVSLSSSHLSGHSASQLELCRTVRAGRSYTEDLLGIDFSAPPPSPSNPFISSSLSGAPLEDPLTRQMGALRLDEEFSRDQAEAPVQIIQSEATRDRHTDDSGAGPGLSQDLHPLKPSSRPGADIIKMASRLPPDQAAVFLSLMAMEGRSFIPTDVMEAVQLNRDFQSALRFLCHSCPICQEQVSFSKIITMTHCSCFLCQSCFKLFFLAAIKERSVDQLVCPQCGQPEVRGPGGLEGSMDYFNLLDTQIRHFLPPEIHELFQRKLRDRALQEMPNFCWCAHCSFGMLHEADSLRIDCPSCKKSTCSKCRSPWFPQHQSLSCEQFRVWKQKNQPDHHSSPLLYSSIECPNCQLVFSLSKGGCLHFTCSQCRHQFCGGCSQRFTLGSACGFSADCGSKGLHAHHPRDCLYHLRDWSVTRLHLLLQHYSVSPSWLEAANGSPPDIGLAVCLVLELRDDSSRQEEPCGRPALPEYRGYCQLHYKEYLVELINRYRVDPAVLFSLAEMTAELQRWQVAVPTRKPDEPEGLYTHRLRLTLTNSVPLRKQRRSLLKLGDNLCPLPTAVVARAPPPHLLLSD from the exons ATGCAGCGAGTCAGTCCGGAGGCGGAGCTGCGGACTCTGGCGGAG TGTCGGTACAGCTTCCCGGCAGAGACGCTCTCAGACCTGCAGTCGGTTCGGGCTCGGTTCTCCGACCTGCGGCTCTACGTCGACTTTTACT GTTTTCCaaacaaagagaagaagaagctggtTTATCTGGCCGGAACACTTCCTATTTACTACGAAG GAGCTGAGTACAACATCCCAGTGTGCATCTGGCTCCATGAGACTCACCCGGTGTCCCGTCCTCGCTGCtatgtctgtccgtccgtcgcCATGGTGATCAATCCGTCCTGTCCCTACGTGGACGCCTCCGGAAACATCAGCGTGGATGCACTCAACAAGTGGTCTCAG GGCATGTCCGACCTGTCACAGCTCGTGTCAGAGATCAGACGGGCATTCCAGAAGGACACCCCTCTCTTCACCAGGCAACGAGTTCAAGCCCCACCCCCTGCAGGTGTCCAGGTGTTCCAGTCAGCTGACAG CGTCCTCTCATCGTCCTCATCCCAACACCGTGTCTCTCTGTCCTCGTCTCATCTGTCTGGACATTCAG CCAGCCAATTGGAGCTGTGCAGGACTGTGAGGGCGGGGCGTTCATACACCGAGGACCTGCTGGGCATCGACTTCAGcgctcctcctccatcaccctCCAACCCCTTCATTAGTTCCTCCCTTTCAG GTGCCCCCCTTGAAGACCCTCTCACCAGGCAAATGGGAGCACTGAGGCTGGATGAAGAGTTCAGCAGAGACCAGGCTGAGGCACCTGTCCAAATCATCCAATCAGAAGCAAccagagacagacacactgaTGATTCTGGTGCAGGACCTGGACTCAGTCAGGACCTCCATCCTCTCAAACCCTCATCCAGACCCGGAGCAGACATTATCAAG ATGGCGTCCCGGCTCCCTCCAGACCAGGCGGCAGTGTTTCTGTCTCTAATGGCTATGGAGGGGCGGAGCTTCATCCCGACTGATGTCATGGAGGCAGTCCAGCTTAACAGAGACTTCCAGTCGGCTCTGAGGTTTCTGTGTCACAGCTGCCCCATCTGCCAGGAGCAGGTGTCCTTCAGCAAG ATCATCACGATGACTCACTGCTCCTGCTTCCTGTGTCAGTCGTGtttcaagttgtttttcttGGCGGCCATTAAAGAGCGCAGCGTGGATCAGCTGGTTTGTCCTCAGTGTGGACAGCCAGAGGTCCGAGGACCGGGAGGGCTGGAGGGGTCTATGGACTACTTCAACCTGCTGGACACACAG attCGTCATTTTCTGCCTCCTGAGATCCACGAGCTCTTCCAGAGGAAGCTCAGAGACCGAGCCCTGCAGGAGATGCCCAACTTCTGCTGGTGTGCTCAT tgttctTTTGGGATGCTCCATGAGGCTGACAGCTTGAGGATAGACTGTCCCAGCTGTAAGAAGAGCACCTGCTCTAAATGCAGATCACCT TGGTTTCCTCAGCATCAGAGTCTCTCCTGTGAGCAGTTCAGAGTCTGGAAGCAGAAGAACCAACCAGATCATCACAGCAGCCCCCTGCTGTACAGCAGCATAG AGTGTCCAAACTGCCAGcttgtcttcagtctgtctAAAGGAGGATGTCTTCACTTCACATGCAGTCAGTGTCGGCATCAGTTCTGTGGTGGATGCAGTCAGCGTTTCACTCTGGGATCT GCCTGCGGTTTCTCTGCTGACTGTGGAAGTAAAGGTCTTCATGCTCACCACCCCAGAGACTGCCTTTACCACCTGAGAGACTGGAGTGTCACCCGCCTTCACCTGTTGCTACAG CATTACAGTGTCTCTCCCTCCTGGTTGGAAGCAGCCAATGGTAGCCCACCTGACATCGGTCTGGCAG TGTGTTTGGTTTTGGAACTGAGAGACGACAGCAGCAGACAGGAGGAGCCCTGTGGTCGACCTGCACTACCTGAATACAGAGGATACTGCCA GTTGCACTATAAGGAGTATTTGGTGGAGTTGATCAACCGTTACCGTGTCGACCCTGCAGTCCTATTTAGTCTGGCCGAGATGACGGCGGAGCTGCAGCGCTGGCAGGTCGCCGTGCCGACCAGGAAACCTGATGAACCGGAGGGGCTGTACACACACCGACTCCGCCTG acgCTGACCAATAGCGTTCCTCTCAGGAAGCAGCGCCGCTCCCTGCTCAAACTCGGCGACAACCTTTGCCCTCTGCCCACCGCTGTGGTTGCCAGAGCCCCGCCccctcacctgctgctgagtgaCTGA
- the LOC129347225 gene encoding E3 ubiquitin-protein ligase RNF31-like isoform X1, with amino-acid sequence MQRVSPEAELRTLAECRYSFPAETLSDLQSVRARFSDLRLYVDFYCFPNKEKKKLVYLAGTLPIYYEGAEYNIPVCIWLHETHPVSRPRCYVCPSVAMVINPSCPYVDASGNISVDALNKWSQGMSDLSQLVSEIRRAFQKDTPLFTRQRVQAPPPAGVQVFQSADSVLSSSSSQHRVSLSSSHLSGHSASQLELCRTVRAGRSYTEDLLGIDFSAPPPSPSNPFISSSLSGAPLEDPLTRQMGALRLDEEFSRDQAEAPVQIIQSEATRDRHTDDSGAGPGLSQDLHPLKPSSRPGADIIKMASRLPPDQAAVFLSLMAMEGRSFIPTDVMEAVQLNRDFQSALRFLCHSCPICQEQVSFSKIITMTHCSCFLCQSCFKLFFLAAIKERSVDQLVCPQCGQPEVRGPGGLEGSMDYFNLLDTQIRHFLPPEIHELFQRKLRDRALQEMPNFCWCAHCSFGMLHEADSLRIDCPSCKKSTCSKCRSPWFPQHQSLSCEQFRVWKQKNQPDHHSSPLLYSSIECPNCQLVFSLSKGGCLHFTCSQCRHQFCGGCSQRFTLGSACGFSADCGSKGLHAHHPRDCLYHLRDWSVTRLHLLLQHYSVSPSWLEAANGSPPDIGLAAVCLVLELRDDSSRQEEPCGRPALPEYRGYCHRLHYKEYLVELINRYRVDPAVLFSLAEMTAELQRWQVAVPTRKPDEPEGLYTHRLRLTLTNSVPLRKQRRSLLKLGDNLCPLPTAVVARAPPPHLLLSD; translated from the exons ATGCAGCGAGTCAGTCCGGAGGCGGAGCTGCGGACTCTGGCGGAG TGTCGGTACAGCTTCCCGGCAGAGACGCTCTCAGACCTGCAGTCGGTTCGGGCTCGGTTCTCCGACCTGCGGCTCTACGTCGACTTTTACT GTTTTCCaaacaaagagaagaagaagctggtTTATCTGGCCGGAACACTTCCTATTTACTACGAAG GAGCTGAGTACAACATCCCAGTGTGCATCTGGCTCCATGAGACTCACCCGGTGTCCCGTCCTCGCTGCtatgtctgtccgtccgtcgcCATGGTGATCAATCCGTCCTGTCCCTACGTGGACGCCTCCGGAAACATCAGCGTGGATGCACTCAACAAGTGGTCTCAG GGCATGTCCGACCTGTCACAGCTCGTGTCAGAGATCAGACGGGCATTCCAGAAGGACACCCCTCTCTTCACCAGGCAACGAGTTCAAGCCCCACCCCCTGCAGGTGTCCAGGTGTTCCAGTCAGCTGACAG CGTCCTCTCATCGTCCTCATCCCAACACCGTGTCTCTCTGTCCTCGTCTCATCTGTCTGGACATTCAG CCAGCCAATTGGAGCTGTGCAGGACTGTGAGGGCGGGGCGTTCATACACCGAGGACCTGCTGGGCATCGACTTCAGcgctcctcctccatcaccctCCAACCCCTTCATTAGTTCCTCCCTTTCAG GTGCCCCCCTTGAAGACCCTCTCACCAGGCAAATGGGAGCACTGAGGCTGGATGAAGAGTTCAGCAGAGACCAGGCTGAGGCACCTGTCCAAATCATCCAATCAGAAGCAAccagagacagacacactgaTGATTCTGGTGCAGGACCTGGACTCAGTCAGGACCTCCATCCTCTCAAACCCTCATCCAGACCCGGAGCAGACATTATCAAG ATGGCGTCCCGGCTCCCTCCAGACCAGGCGGCAGTGTTTCTGTCTCTAATGGCTATGGAGGGGCGGAGCTTCATCCCGACTGATGTCATGGAGGCAGTCCAGCTTAACAGAGACTTCCAGTCGGCTCTGAGGTTTCTGTGTCACAGCTGCCCCATCTGCCAGGAGCAGGTGTCCTTCAGCAAG ATCATCACGATGACTCACTGCTCCTGCTTCCTGTGTCAGTCGTGtttcaagttgtttttcttGGCGGCCATTAAAGAGCGCAGCGTGGATCAGCTGGTTTGTCCTCAGTGTGGACAGCCAGAGGTCCGAGGACCGGGAGGGCTGGAGGGGTCTATGGACTACTTCAACCTGCTGGACACACAG attCGTCATTTTCTGCCTCCTGAGATCCACGAGCTCTTCCAGAGGAAGCTCAGAGACCGAGCCCTGCAGGAGATGCCCAACTTCTGCTGGTGTGCTCAT tgttctTTTGGGATGCTCCATGAGGCTGACAGCTTGAGGATAGACTGTCCCAGCTGTAAGAAGAGCACCTGCTCTAAATGCAGATCACCT TGGTTTCCTCAGCATCAGAGTCTCTCCTGTGAGCAGTTCAGAGTCTGGAAGCAGAAGAACCAACCAGATCATCACAGCAGCCCCCTGCTGTACAGCAGCATAG AGTGTCCAAACTGCCAGcttgtcttcagtctgtctAAAGGAGGATGTCTTCACTTCACATGCAGTCAGTGTCGGCATCAGTTCTGTGGTGGATGCAGTCAGCGTTTCACTCTGGGATCT GCCTGCGGTTTCTCTGCTGACTGTGGAAGTAAAGGTCTTCATGCTCACCACCCCAGAGACTGCCTTTACCACCTGAGAGACTGGAGTGTCACCCGCCTTCACCTGTTGCTACAG CATTACAGTGTCTCTCCCTCCTGGTTGGAAGCAGCCAATGGTAGCCCACCTGACATCGGTCTGGCAG CAGTGTGTTTGGTTTTGGAACTGAGAGACGACAGCAGCAGACAGGAGGAGCCCTGTGGTCGACCTGCACTACCTGAATACAGAGGATACTGCCA CAGGTTGCACTATAAGGAGTATTTGGTGGAGTTGATCAACCGTTACCGTGTCGACCCTGCAGTCCTATTTAGTCTGGCCGAGATGACGGCGGAGCTGCAGCGCTGGCAGGTCGCCGTGCCGACCAGGAAACCTGATGAACCGGAGGGGCTGTACACACACCGACTCCGCCTG acgCTGACCAATAGCGTTCCTCTCAGGAAGCAGCGCCGCTCCCTGCTCAAACTCGGCGACAACCTTTGCCCTCTGCCCACCGCTGTGGTTGCCAGAGCCCCGCCccctcacctgctgctgagtgaCTGA
- the LOC129347225 gene encoding E3 ubiquitin-protein ligase RNF31-like isoform X2 → MQRVSPEAELRTLAECRYSFPAETLSDLQSVRARFSDLRLYVDFYCFPNKEKKKLVYLAGTLPIYYEGAEYNIPVCIWLHETHPVSRPRCYVCPSVAMVINPSCPYVDASGNISVDALNKWSQGMSDLSQLVSEIRRAFQKDTPLFTRQRVQAPPPAGVQVFQSADSVLSSSSSQHRVSLSSSHLSGHSASQLELCRTVRAGRSYTEDLLGIDFSAPPPSPSNPFISSSLSGAPLEDPLTRQMGALRLDEEFSRDQAEAPVQIIQSEATRDRHTDDSGAGPGLSQDLHPLKPSSRPGADIIKMASRLPPDQAAVFLSLMAMEGRSFIPTDVMEAVQLNRDFQSALRFLCHSCPICQEQVSFSKIITMTHCSCFLCQSCFKLFFLAAIKERSVDQLVCPQCGQPEVRGPGGLEGSMDYFNLLDTQIRHFLPPEIHELFQRKLRDRALQEMPNFCWCAHCSFGMLHEADSLRIDCPSCKKSTCSKCRSPWFPQHQSLSCEQFRVWKQKNQPDHHSSPLLYSSIECPNCQLVFSLSKGGCLHFTCSQCRHQFCGGCSQRFTLGSACGFSADCGSKGLHAHHPRDCLYHLRDWSVTRLHLLLQHYSVSPSWLEAANGSPPDIGLAAVCLVLELRDDSSRQEEPCGRPALPEYRGYCQLHYKEYLVELINRYRVDPAVLFSLAEMTAELQRWQVAVPTRKPDEPEGLYTHRLRLTLTNSVPLRKQRRSLLKLGDNLCPLPTAVVARAPPPHLLLSD, encoded by the exons ATGCAGCGAGTCAGTCCGGAGGCGGAGCTGCGGACTCTGGCGGAG TGTCGGTACAGCTTCCCGGCAGAGACGCTCTCAGACCTGCAGTCGGTTCGGGCTCGGTTCTCCGACCTGCGGCTCTACGTCGACTTTTACT GTTTTCCaaacaaagagaagaagaagctggtTTATCTGGCCGGAACACTTCCTATTTACTACGAAG GAGCTGAGTACAACATCCCAGTGTGCATCTGGCTCCATGAGACTCACCCGGTGTCCCGTCCTCGCTGCtatgtctgtccgtccgtcgcCATGGTGATCAATCCGTCCTGTCCCTACGTGGACGCCTCCGGAAACATCAGCGTGGATGCACTCAACAAGTGGTCTCAG GGCATGTCCGACCTGTCACAGCTCGTGTCAGAGATCAGACGGGCATTCCAGAAGGACACCCCTCTCTTCACCAGGCAACGAGTTCAAGCCCCACCCCCTGCAGGTGTCCAGGTGTTCCAGTCAGCTGACAG CGTCCTCTCATCGTCCTCATCCCAACACCGTGTCTCTCTGTCCTCGTCTCATCTGTCTGGACATTCAG CCAGCCAATTGGAGCTGTGCAGGACTGTGAGGGCGGGGCGTTCATACACCGAGGACCTGCTGGGCATCGACTTCAGcgctcctcctccatcaccctCCAACCCCTTCATTAGTTCCTCCCTTTCAG GTGCCCCCCTTGAAGACCCTCTCACCAGGCAAATGGGAGCACTGAGGCTGGATGAAGAGTTCAGCAGAGACCAGGCTGAGGCACCTGTCCAAATCATCCAATCAGAAGCAAccagagacagacacactgaTGATTCTGGTGCAGGACCTGGACTCAGTCAGGACCTCCATCCTCTCAAACCCTCATCCAGACCCGGAGCAGACATTATCAAG ATGGCGTCCCGGCTCCCTCCAGACCAGGCGGCAGTGTTTCTGTCTCTAATGGCTATGGAGGGGCGGAGCTTCATCCCGACTGATGTCATGGAGGCAGTCCAGCTTAACAGAGACTTCCAGTCGGCTCTGAGGTTTCTGTGTCACAGCTGCCCCATCTGCCAGGAGCAGGTGTCCTTCAGCAAG ATCATCACGATGACTCACTGCTCCTGCTTCCTGTGTCAGTCGTGtttcaagttgtttttcttGGCGGCCATTAAAGAGCGCAGCGTGGATCAGCTGGTTTGTCCTCAGTGTGGACAGCCAGAGGTCCGAGGACCGGGAGGGCTGGAGGGGTCTATGGACTACTTCAACCTGCTGGACACACAG attCGTCATTTTCTGCCTCCTGAGATCCACGAGCTCTTCCAGAGGAAGCTCAGAGACCGAGCCCTGCAGGAGATGCCCAACTTCTGCTGGTGTGCTCAT tgttctTTTGGGATGCTCCATGAGGCTGACAGCTTGAGGATAGACTGTCCCAGCTGTAAGAAGAGCACCTGCTCTAAATGCAGATCACCT TGGTTTCCTCAGCATCAGAGTCTCTCCTGTGAGCAGTTCAGAGTCTGGAAGCAGAAGAACCAACCAGATCATCACAGCAGCCCCCTGCTGTACAGCAGCATAG AGTGTCCAAACTGCCAGcttgtcttcagtctgtctAAAGGAGGATGTCTTCACTTCACATGCAGTCAGTGTCGGCATCAGTTCTGTGGTGGATGCAGTCAGCGTTTCACTCTGGGATCT GCCTGCGGTTTCTCTGCTGACTGTGGAAGTAAAGGTCTTCATGCTCACCACCCCAGAGACTGCCTTTACCACCTGAGAGACTGGAGTGTCACCCGCCTTCACCTGTTGCTACAG CATTACAGTGTCTCTCCCTCCTGGTTGGAAGCAGCCAATGGTAGCCCACCTGACATCGGTCTGGCAG CAGTGTGTTTGGTTTTGGAACTGAGAGACGACAGCAGCAGACAGGAGGAGCCCTGTGGTCGACCTGCACTACCTGAATACAGAGGATACTGCCA GTTGCACTATAAGGAGTATTTGGTGGAGTTGATCAACCGTTACCGTGTCGACCCTGCAGTCCTATTTAGTCTGGCCGAGATGACGGCGGAGCTGCAGCGCTGGCAGGTCGCCGTGCCGACCAGGAAACCTGATGAACCGGAGGGGCTGTACACACACCGACTCCGCCTG acgCTGACCAATAGCGTTCCTCTCAGGAAGCAGCGCCGCTCCCTGCTCAAACTCGGCGACAACCTTTGCCCTCTGCCCACCGCTGTGGTTGCCAGAGCCCCGCCccctcacctgctgctgagtgaCTGA
- the LOC129347225 gene encoding E3 ubiquitin-protein ligase RNF31-like isoform X8, whose translation MHSTSGLRACPTCHSSCQRSDGHSRRTPLSSPGNEFKPHPLQVSRCSSQLTASQLELCRTVRAGRSYTEDLLGIDFSAPPPSPSNPFISSSLSGAPLEDPLTRQMGALRLDEEFSRDQAEAPVQIIQSEATRDRHTDDSGAGPGLSQDLHPLKPSSRPGADIIKMASRLPPDQAAVFLSLMAMEGRSFIPTDVMEAVQLNRDFQSALRFLCHSCPICQEQVSFSKIITMTHCSCFLCQSCFKLFFLAAIKERSVDQLVCPQCGQPEVRGPGGLEGSMDYFNLLDTQIRHFLPPEIHELFQRKLRDRALQEMPNFCWCAHCSFGMLHEADSLRIDCPSCKKSTCSKCRSPWFPQHQSLSCEQFRVWKQKNQPDHHSSPLLYSSIECPNCQLVFSLSKGGCLHFTCSQCRHQFCGGCSQRFTLGSACGFSADCGSKGLHAHHPRDCLYHLRDWSVTRLHLLLQHYSVSPSWLEAANGSPPDIGLAAVCLVLELRDDSSRQEEPCGRPALPEYRGYCHRLHYKEYLVELINRYRVDPAVLFSLAEMTAELQRWQVAVPTRKPDEPEGLYTHRLRLTLTNSVPLRKQRRSLLKLGDNLCPLPTAVVARAPPPHLLLSD comes from the exons ATGCACTCAACAAGTGGTCTCAG GGCATGTCCGACCTGTCACAGCTCGTGTCAGAGATCAGACGGGCATTCCAGAAGGACACCCCTCTCTTCACCAGGCAACGAGTTCAAGCCCCACCCCCTGCAGGTGTCCAGGTGTTCCAGTCAGCTGACAG CCAGCCAATTGGAGCTGTGCAGGACTGTGAGGGCGGGGCGTTCATACACCGAGGACCTGCTGGGCATCGACTTCAGcgctcctcctccatcaccctCCAACCCCTTCATTAGTTCCTCCCTTTCAG GTGCCCCCCTTGAAGACCCTCTCACCAGGCAAATGGGAGCACTGAGGCTGGATGAAGAGTTCAGCAGAGACCAGGCTGAGGCACCTGTCCAAATCATCCAATCAGAAGCAAccagagacagacacactgaTGATTCTGGTGCAGGACCTGGACTCAGTCAGGACCTCCATCCTCTCAAACCCTCATCCAGACCCGGAGCAGACATTATCAAG ATGGCGTCCCGGCTCCCTCCAGACCAGGCGGCAGTGTTTCTGTCTCTAATGGCTATGGAGGGGCGGAGCTTCATCCCGACTGATGTCATGGAGGCAGTCCAGCTTAACAGAGACTTCCAGTCGGCTCTGAGGTTTCTGTGTCACAGCTGCCCCATCTGCCAGGAGCAGGTGTCCTTCAGCAAG ATCATCACGATGACTCACTGCTCCTGCTTCCTGTGTCAGTCGTGtttcaagttgtttttcttGGCGGCCATTAAAGAGCGCAGCGTGGATCAGCTGGTTTGTCCTCAGTGTGGACAGCCAGAGGTCCGAGGACCGGGAGGGCTGGAGGGGTCTATGGACTACTTCAACCTGCTGGACACACAG attCGTCATTTTCTGCCTCCTGAGATCCACGAGCTCTTCCAGAGGAAGCTCAGAGACCGAGCCCTGCAGGAGATGCCCAACTTCTGCTGGTGTGCTCAT tgttctTTTGGGATGCTCCATGAGGCTGACAGCTTGAGGATAGACTGTCCCAGCTGTAAGAAGAGCACCTGCTCTAAATGCAGATCACCT TGGTTTCCTCAGCATCAGAGTCTCTCCTGTGAGCAGTTCAGAGTCTGGAAGCAGAAGAACCAACCAGATCATCACAGCAGCCCCCTGCTGTACAGCAGCATAG AGTGTCCAAACTGCCAGcttgtcttcagtctgtctAAAGGAGGATGTCTTCACTTCACATGCAGTCAGTGTCGGCATCAGTTCTGTGGTGGATGCAGTCAGCGTTTCACTCTGGGATCT GCCTGCGGTTTCTCTGCTGACTGTGGAAGTAAAGGTCTTCATGCTCACCACCCCAGAGACTGCCTTTACCACCTGAGAGACTGGAGTGTCACCCGCCTTCACCTGTTGCTACAG CATTACAGTGTCTCTCCCTCCTGGTTGGAAGCAGCCAATGGTAGCCCACCTGACATCGGTCTGGCAG CAGTGTGTTTGGTTTTGGAACTGAGAGACGACAGCAGCAGACAGGAGGAGCCCTGTGGTCGACCTGCACTACCTGAATACAGAGGATACTGCCA CAGGTTGCACTATAAGGAGTATTTGGTGGAGTTGATCAACCGTTACCGTGTCGACCCTGCAGTCCTATTTAGTCTGGCCGAGATGACGGCGGAGCTGCAGCGCTGGCAGGTCGCCGTGCCGACCAGGAAACCTGATGAACCGGAGGGGCTGTACACACACCGACTCCGCCTG acgCTGACCAATAGCGTTCCTCTCAGGAAGCAGCGCCGCTCCCTGCTCAAACTCGGCGACAACCTTTGCCCTCTGCCCACCGCTGTGGTTGCCAGAGCCCCGCCccctcacctgctgctgagtgaCTGA
- the LOC129347225 gene encoding E3 ubiquitin-protein ligase RNF31-like isoform X5, protein MVINPSCPYVDASGNISVDALNKWSQGMSDLSQLVSEIRRAFQKDTPLFTRQRVQAPPPAGVQVFQSADSVLSSSSSQHRVSLSSSHLSGHSASQLELCRTVRAGRSYTEDLLGIDFSAPPPSPSNPFISSSLSGAPLEDPLTRQMGALRLDEEFSRDQAEAPVQIIQSEATRDRHTDDSGAGPGLSQDLHPLKPSSRPGADIIKMASRLPPDQAAVFLSLMAMEGRSFIPTDVMEAVQLNRDFQSALRFLCHSCPICQEQVSFSKIITMTHCSCFLCQSCFKLFFLAAIKERSVDQLVCPQCGQPEVRGPGGLEGSMDYFNLLDTQIRHFLPPEIHELFQRKLRDRALQEMPNFCWCAHCSFGMLHEADSLRIDCPSCKKSTCSKCRSPWFPQHQSLSCEQFRVWKQKNQPDHHSSPLLYSSIECPNCQLVFSLSKGGCLHFTCSQCRHQFCGGCSQRFTLGSACGFSADCGSKGLHAHHPRDCLYHLRDWSVTRLHLLLQHYSVSPSWLEAANGSPPDIGLAAVCLVLELRDDSSRQEEPCGRPALPEYRGYCHRLHYKEYLVELINRYRVDPAVLFSLAEMTAELQRWQVAVPTRKPDEPEGLYTHRLRLTLTNSVPLRKQRRSLLKLGDNLCPLPTAVVARAPPPHLLLSD, encoded by the exons ATGGTGATCAATCCGTCCTGTCCCTACGTGGACGCCTCCGGAAACATCAGCGTGGATGCACTCAACAAGTGGTCTCAG GGCATGTCCGACCTGTCACAGCTCGTGTCAGAGATCAGACGGGCATTCCAGAAGGACACCCCTCTCTTCACCAGGCAACGAGTTCAAGCCCCACCCCCTGCAGGTGTCCAGGTGTTCCAGTCAGCTGACAG CGTCCTCTCATCGTCCTCATCCCAACACCGTGTCTCTCTGTCCTCGTCTCATCTGTCTGGACATTCAG CCAGCCAATTGGAGCTGTGCAGGACTGTGAGGGCGGGGCGTTCATACACCGAGGACCTGCTGGGCATCGACTTCAGcgctcctcctccatcaccctCCAACCCCTTCATTAGTTCCTCCCTTTCAG GTGCCCCCCTTGAAGACCCTCTCACCAGGCAAATGGGAGCACTGAGGCTGGATGAAGAGTTCAGCAGAGACCAGGCTGAGGCACCTGTCCAAATCATCCAATCAGAAGCAAccagagacagacacactgaTGATTCTGGTGCAGGACCTGGACTCAGTCAGGACCTCCATCCTCTCAAACCCTCATCCAGACCCGGAGCAGACATTATCAAG ATGGCGTCCCGGCTCCCTCCAGACCAGGCGGCAGTGTTTCTGTCTCTAATGGCTATGGAGGGGCGGAGCTTCATCCCGACTGATGTCATGGAGGCAGTCCAGCTTAACAGAGACTTCCAGTCGGCTCTGAGGTTTCTGTGTCACAGCTGCCCCATCTGCCAGGAGCAGGTGTCCTTCAGCAAG ATCATCACGATGACTCACTGCTCCTGCTTCCTGTGTCAGTCGTGtttcaagttgtttttcttGGCGGCCATTAAAGAGCGCAGCGTGGATCAGCTGGTTTGTCCTCAGTGTGGACAGCCAGAGGTCCGAGGACCGGGAGGGCTGGAGGGGTCTATGGACTACTTCAACCTGCTGGACACACAG attCGTCATTTTCTGCCTCCTGAGATCCACGAGCTCTTCCAGAGGAAGCTCAGAGACCGAGCCCTGCAGGAGATGCCCAACTTCTGCTGGTGTGCTCAT tgttctTTTGGGATGCTCCATGAGGCTGACAGCTTGAGGATAGACTGTCCCAGCTGTAAGAAGAGCACCTGCTCTAAATGCAGATCACCT TGGTTTCCTCAGCATCAGAGTCTCTCCTGTGAGCAGTTCAGAGTCTGGAAGCAGAAGAACCAACCAGATCATCACAGCAGCCCCCTGCTGTACAGCAGCATAG AGTGTCCAAACTGCCAGcttgtcttcagtctgtctAAAGGAGGATGTCTTCACTTCACATGCAGTCAGTGTCGGCATCAGTTCTGTGGTGGATGCAGTCAGCGTTTCACTCTGGGATCT GCCTGCGGTTTCTCTGCTGACTGTGGAAGTAAAGGTCTTCATGCTCACCACCCCAGAGACTGCCTTTACCACCTGAGAGACTGGAGTGTCACCCGCCTTCACCTGTTGCTACAG CATTACAGTGTCTCTCCCTCCTGGTTGGAAGCAGCCAATGGTAGCCCACCTGACATCGGTCTGGCAG CAGTGTGTTTGGTTTTGGAACTGAGAGACGACAGCAGCAGACAGGAGGAGCCCTGTGGTCGACCTGCACTACCTGAATACAGAGGATACTGCCA CAGGTTGCACTATAAGGAGTATTTGGTGGAGTTGATCAACCGTTACCGTGTCGACCCTGCAGTCCTATTTAGTCTGGCCGAGATGACGGCGGAGCTGCAGCGCTGGCAGGTCGCCGTGCCGACCAGGAAACCTGATGAACCGGAGGGGCTGTACACACACCGACTCCGCCTG acgCTGACCAATAGCGTTCCTCTCAGGAAGCAGCGCCGCTCCCTGCTCAAACTCGGCGACAACCTTTGCCCTCTGCCCACCGCTGTGGTTGCCAGAGCCCCGCCccctcacctgctgctgagtgaCTGA